DNA from Acidobacteriota bacterium:
AACCGGCGCATTCGAACTCTGAGCTCTAGGCCCGCGTCGACCTGCCGCCATGCCGGCGGATGAGGAGCCAAACGGCCAGCAGAAGCAGCAGCCCGAGGACGATGGGCGCCACGACCGCGACGACGGCCGTCACGCCGGAGACGGCATCCTCGGCCAGGCTGACGACGGGGTTCCCCATTCCCGCGGTATGCGCCGTCACGACCGGACGGGCCGCCGCCTTGGCCGTGTGGATGCCTCCCGCGATGAGCAGGCCGCAGATCATGGCCAGCACCGGGCTGACGTTGCTGATGACGTTGCCGCTCGCGGCGAAGAGGATAGCCCCGGCCGCCGGCCGGAAGATCGTCTGTATCACGTCGTTGACCGTGTCGACGGCCGGGATCTTGTCGACGGTGATCTCGATCGCGAGCAGGACGCCGATGACGACGAGCACGACGGGATGCGTCAGCGCGCTCCACGGCGGCCGGAGGGCGATGAGATGGGTGTAGCGGGCCAGCAGGCCGACGATGAGCAGCGGCAGATAGGCGTTCAGGCCGGTCGCCGCGGCCAGCCCGAAGGCGCCGAGCAATCCCAGCATGCCGATCCTCCCCGACCGGATTCTAGTTCCGGCCGTGAACGCCTGTCAATCTCGCGACGGGAGGCTCCGGAGCACGCCGACGGGGCCCAGGAGGCCCGAGGGCAGGAGCGGCGAATCCTTCGCATAATGTTTCCAGGTCGAGAAGGCGAGGCGGCCGGAGGACGGGCGCCGTTCGCCATTGAGGATCCAATCCGGCCAGCGGACGAGGTTTCCGTCCGGGCCATACTCGGCGTCGGCCGGTTCGCGCTCGTCCCCGATGAGCCGGTTGGGCCAGAGGTTGGCGACCCGGACCTCCAGGCGGTTGCCTTTCGGCCTAACCGCGGCCGTGATCTCGACGCGCCAGGGATCGCACCAGACGACGCCGAGGTCGCGGCCGTTGAGCCGGACCGAGGCGATGTTCCTGACCGTGCCGAGATCGAGCCAGAGCCGGGCTCCCTCGCCCGAAGAGTCCGTCGCGGCCGCCGCGAGATCGAACGTCCTGGCGTAGACTGCCTGCCCCGAATAGTACTTGATGCCGTCCTCCGGCCTCCGGCTCCAGTCGGCGAGCTGGTCGAAAACGACGCGGGACGGCCCGCCCCGGGTCGGATCGAAAGCGACGTCCCAGGGGCCATCGAGCGAGACGAGTTTCTCGAGCGCGGGGAAGTTCTCCGGCGCCGCCGGGCCAGCTGCGGAAGCGGCGGGCGGATCCGCCAAGACGCCCGGGACCGACGCCGCCCGATCGCGGAACACGATGAAGAAGGATTGGCGCGGCTCGAACCTCAAGGGGACGGATGTCGATCCGCCAGCAGCCTCGTACCGGGCCAGATCGCGGGTCGTCCCGTCGATGGGGTCCAAGAGATCGGGCCGCTTGCCGCTCGTCCGGAACCGGGCCGTCGTTTCGACCGGCGCGGCATCGGGATTGGCCACGAAATAGATGTCCGTGCCGCCGTCCCGGCGGTGGATCCAGCGCAGGGGGATGTCCGAGGCGAAGTCCGGCGCGACACGCATCCTCTCGAGCGCCGACATAACGACCGCGAAATCGCCGTACTGGGCGGGTTCGTCGAGGGGCGGCCGGCCGACGTTCCAGGTTGTCCCGGGCGAAGAAAGGGGTTCAGCCGGGCATGTTCCCGCCTGGCCCCTGACCCAGACGACGCGGCCCCGGCCGAAGGCATGCTCCGTGACTTTCTCCCCGTCGCAATCGCCCCAGACCTCGACGGCCAGACGCTCGACCTCGGCGTCGCAGGCCGGGTATCCGGCCAGCGACGGCGACCTCCGCGGCGGCGGCCCGATGACCGTGGCGCCGGCGGCGACCAGGCCGCGGACCTTCCGGAGCAGGACGGGCGTCATCGTCTCGCGCTCGGGCAGCACGAGGACGCGATAGCTCATGCCGTCCGGGAAAACGATCCGTCCGTCCTTGACGGAGGCGGAGGTCATGAACGTATCCGGCGGGCAGCCGTCGAAGGCCGGCCCGGCCGGTCCCGGAGGATCGCCCCGGAGCGCCGAGGCCGGCGGCCGGAAAGCGTGCGGCGCGCCCTCGGCGACGAGGAAGCAGACGTCGGCGACCGGCAGTCCCCGCCGCAGCATGAACTGGCAGCGGGCCAGGTAGCGGTGATAGGCCGGGACCATGTCCCACCAGGTCTGGGTCCGCTCCCAATGGACCCCGTATGGGCCCATGGTCAGGCCCGGCTTCGTCGCCAGCCCGGCCTGGTGCTGCGAGCGATGGAAGACGATCCGGTTGACGCCCGACGCGAAGGCCCAATCTCCCAGGGCCTTGATCGACGCCGGATGGGCCTGCCAGGCCTCCCGGTCGTCCGAGGTGAAGGACTCGGCGGCGACGATCGGCCGGCCGTTGGTGTAGGCGATGCCGGCGGCCTCGATGATGCTGTGGGCCGTGTGGAAGCCGGACAGCCAGAACTCGCCCATGGGCACGTCGGCGACGGCGCCCAGGGACATGTCGGAGCACGGCGTCATGTCATAGGGCTCGATCGACACGCTGAAGCCGTCCCGGCGGCCGAGGTCCTTGAGACGCCGGGCGTGGTTCTCGAGGACGAGCTCGTTGGCCGTCTGCCTCAGGTCCCAGAGGAAGCGCTCGGAGGTTTCCATGTCCTTGACCGGACGGCCGGTGACCGCCGGCAGGAAGGGCAGGAGATCGTAGCCGCGGCGCGCCAGGAATTCCTCGCGGAAGGCGGCGGTCCAGTTCTGCGCGCCCATCTCCCAGCTGTCGATGTGAAGCATCGTCCATCCGGCCCGGCCGTCCGTCCGGCGCGGTCCGACCTCGCGAAGCAGGGCCCCGACGAAGGCATCGTAATGGGCGTCGAAGGCGGCCGCGTCGAGCTTGTCGCACTCGAGGCCGAGGCCGGGCACGGGCGCGGGCCGGGTGTTGGCGCCCGTCGTCACCCGTCCGAAGCGCAGGATGGTCCAGCGGCCGGCCGGGACGTCCCAGACGATCCGGCCGTCGGCCGCGAGCTTGCCGGTCAGGTCCACGATCCGCGCCGGGTCGACGGCCGCGCCCGCCGGCAGGGCGGGGAACACGGCGGGCATGGGCAGGAAGGGTTTGACCCCCGGCTTCGAGGAATATGGTTCCCGGACGTAGAGGGCTTTCTCGTCGATGTCGGCGATGGCCGGCCCGGCCGACGGCGTGGGGAAGGCCAGGAGGGCGACGTCGCGGTAGAACCCGTCCATCGTTTTCTTCAGCTCCGCGGGCAGGGAGTCCTCGCCGAAGTAGGCCGGACGCCGCGACGGGCGGGGCAGGACCGCGTCGAAGCGGGACGGGCCGGAGGTCTCGACAGCGGCGGCGACGATGTGCTGCATGGACTGCTCGGGCTTGACCCAGGGCCCGCCGGAGCCCGTCCAGCCCGGACCGGCGTTGAGCGTCACCTCGAGGCCGAGCCGCTCGGCCTCCCTGACGACGTGCTTGAACAGGCCGCGCCAGGCCGGGCCCATGAACTCGACCGGGCCGCGCGGCACCCCGACGTTGACCTCGCAGATGACGACGCCGCCGAGGCCGGCGTCGCGCAGGGATTCGAGGTCGGCGGTGATGCCCTCCCGGCTCAGGTTGCCGTCCATCCACATCCAGTAGGCCCAGGGCCGGGCGGAATCTGGCGGCCGGGCGAAGCCGGCCGCGAGCGGATCGGACGAAGGCCGTTTCGACACCCTGGCTGCGGCCGGCTCGCGGACGCAGGCGGCGGCGAGGAGGAGGAAGACCAGCCCGGCCATGATCGGAATTCGGGGCGGAAGGCGGAACGGGCATCGGCGCGACATGGCACTCTCCTCTCGCCCCCCTTATATCACTCGCGCGCCGGTCGTCAAGGATGAAGGCCGGCCGGCCGTGAAGGCGGGATCGACCGCCTCCTCGGGGACGCCGGCGGACTTGACAACGCCCCCTTTTAAACTGAATATAGGGACAACTCTGAAGGAGGCCATCATGGGGAATCATCGAGGTCTCGTTCTGCGTTTCCATCCCGCCCGGAGGGTCTCATGAAACCCGCTCAGCTGAAGATCGCCGGGGGCGTCCTGGTCGCCCTGGGCCTCGTGCTGGGCGTCCTGGCGTTCCTGCTGGGATCCGGCTCCCCGAAGGGAGAGCTGTCGCTGGACCTCAAGTTCAAGGACCGGGTCGTCAGCGGGGCCTACAAGGCCTACGGGGCCCGCGAATGCCCCGTGCCTATGTGGCTGGCCAAGTCGGTCTTCCGCAACGAGACCGGCCGGCGCCTGACGAACCTCCGGGTCCGCTACCGCGTCTCCGAGTACGCCGAATCCGACTGGAACAACTGGCACAAGTACGCGGCCGTGGACCCGGGGCAGACGGTCGTCGACCTCTACTATCCCATCTTCACCGCCCAGACGGCCCGCCTGACCAGCCGGGCCCCGGCCGACCTGTCCGTCGAGTACGAGTACACGGACGGCGGCGGCCGGAAGAAGGAATTCTCCGATACGCGCCGCCTGACGATCATGAGCCGCTACGAGTTCTTCTTCTCGGACATGACCGCCGAGGAGCGGACGGGCGCCTTCCAGGATTCCGACACCAATTATCCGCTGATGGCGGCCTGGGTCTCGCGCAGCGACGACGCCGTGGTCGGCCGCCTGGCCTCGCTGGCCAACAAGAAGGCCGGCGGGCTGGGCGCCTCGGAGAGCGACGAGGCCTGCATCGAGGTCCTGGGCCAGCTCTACGAGCTGATGCGGGCCATCCACGTCAGCTACCAGCACCCGCCGAACCTCCAGGACCCTAACATGTCCTACGACATCAAGTCGGTCCAGAGCCTGCAGTTCCCCCGCGACACGATCGAGAAGCGCAGCGGGACCTGCATCGACCTGGCCATCCTGATGGCGGCCATGATGAACTCGGTCAACATCGAGCCCATCCTGGTCAGCATGGACGGCCACTGCTTCCCCATGGCCCGCCTGCCGCAGAGCCGCAAGTTCGTCCCGGTCGAGGCCACGGGGGTCGGCGACGGCTACACCAAGAGCATGAGCTTCGCCGAGGCCAACAAGAGCGCCCTGGAGACCTGGAACAAGATCAACCGGACCGGACGCTATAACCTCATCGACGTCCGGGCCTTCTGGACGCAGGGCATCGGCAACCCCGAGCTCGACCCGCTGCCGCCCGACATCCTGGAGAAATGGGGCATCATGGACCTGGCCGAGCGGGGCGGCGGAGGTGGCGGAGGCGGCGGCCGGCAGCCCGCGCGGAGCGGCGGCGGGCCGGCGCCCCAGCCGGTCCGGGGCGGCCTGTCCGGCAACTGGGGCTGCCAGCTGACCATGCCGACGGGCCAGGGCGTGACCGGGGCCTGCCAGATCATCCAGCAGGGCAGCCAGGTCCAGCTCGTCTTCCGCTTCGCCTACCAGCAGATGGGCCAGGACGGAATGATGCACCAGGTCCAGGAGGTGAACGCCTTCCAGGGCACCTTCGACGGCGCCGCCATCCAGGCCGTCTGCAACCAGTCCCAGGTCGCCATCGACGGCGCGGCCGTGCCGGGCCAGGGACTGCCCTATCGCATCGTCCTCCAGGTCGTCCAAGGCGGCCTGCAGGGCCAGTTCGCCAACGCCACGGGCGTCACGGCCAGCCTCGTCCTGGTGCGCCAATGAGCGGCGCGGGGAGACACGCCATGAAGAACC
Protein-coding regions in this window:
- a CDS encoding glycosyl hydrolase — its product is MSRRCPFRLPPRIPIMAGLVFLLLAAACVREPAAARVSKRPSSDPLAAGFARPPDSARPWAYWMWMDGNLSREGITADLESLRDAGLGGVVICEVNVGVPRGPVEFMGPAWRGLFKHVVREAERLGLEVTLNAGPGWTGSGGPWVKPEQSMQHIVAAAVETSGPSRFDAVLPRPSRRPAYFGEDSLPAELKKTMDGFYRDVALLAFPTPSAGPAIADIDEKALYVREPYSSKPGVKPFLPMPAVFPALPAGAAVDPARIVDLTGKLAADGRIVWDVPAGRWTILRFGRVTTGANTRPAPVPGLGLECDKLDAAAFDAHYDAFVGALLREVGPRRTDGRAGWTMLHIDSWEMGAQNWTAAFREEFLARRGYDLLPFLPAVTGRPVKDMETSERFLWDLRQTANELVLENHARRLKDLGRRDGFSVSIEPYDMTPCSDMSLGAVADVPMGEFWLSGFHTAHSIIEAAGIAYTNGRPIVAAESFTSDDREAWQAHPASIKALGDWAFASGVNRIVFHRSQHQAGLATKPGLTMGPYGVHWERTQTWWDMVPAYHRYLARCQFMLRRGLPVADVCFLVAEGAPHAFRPPASALRGDPPGPAGPAFDGCPPDTFMTSASVKDGRIVFPDGMSYRVLVLPERETMTPVLLRKVRGLVAAGATVIGPPPRRSPSLAGYPACDAEVERLAVEVWGDCDGEKVTEHAFGRGRVVWVRGQAGTCPAEPLSSPGTTWNVGRPPLDEPAQYGDFAVVMSALERMRVAPDFASDIPLRWIHRRDGGTDIYFVANPDAAPVETTARFRTSGKRPDLLDPIDGTTRDLARYEAAGGSTSVPLRFEPRQSFFIVFRDRAASVPGVLADPPAASAAGPAAPENFPALEKLVSLDGPWDVAFDPTRGGPSRVVFDQLADWSRRPEDGIKYYSGQAVYARTFDLAAAATDSSGEGARLWLDLGTVRNIASVRLNGRDLGVVWCDPWRVEITAAVRPKGNRLEVRVANLWPNRLIGDEREPADAEYGPDGNLVRWPDWILNGERRPSSGRLAFSTWKHYAKDSPLLPSGLLGPVGVLRSLPSRD
- a CDS encoding DUF4126 domain-containing protein codes for the protein MLGLLGAFGLAAATGLNAYLPLLIVGLLARYTHLIALRPPWSALTHPVVLVVIGVLLAIEITVDKIPAVDTVNDVIQTIFRPAAGAILFAASGNVISNVSPVLAMICGLLIAGGIHTAKAAARPVVTAHTAGMGNPVVSLAEDAVSGVTAVVAVVAPIVLGLLLLLAVWLLIRRHGGRSTRA
- a CDS encoding transglutaminase family protein translates to MKPAQLKIAGGVLVALGLVLGVLAFLLGSGSPKGELSLDLKFKDRVVSGAYKAYGARECPVPMWLAKSVFRNETGRRLTNLRVRYRVSEYAESDWNNWHKYAAVDPGQTVVDLYYPIFTAQTARLTSRAPADLSVEYEYTDGGGRKKEFSDTRRLTIMSRYEFFFSDMTAEERTGAFQDSDTNYPLMAAWVSRSDDAVVGRLASLANKKAGGLGASESDEACIEVLGQLYELMRAIHVSYQHPPNLQDPNMSYDIKSVQSLQFPRDTIEKRSGTCIDLAILMAAMMNSVNIEPILVSMDGHCFPMARLPQSRKFVPVEATGVGDGYTKSMSFAEANKSALETWNKINRTGRYNLIDVRAFWTQGIGNPELDPLPPDILEKWGIMDLAERGGGGGGGGGRQPARSGGGPAPQPVRGGLSGNWGCQLTMPTGQGVTGACQIIQQGSQVQLVFRFAYQQMGQDGMMHQVQEVNAFQGTFDGAAIQAVCNQSQVAIDGAAVPGQGLPYRIVLQVVQGGLQGQFANATGVTASLVLVRQ